The Melitaea cinxia chromosome 8, ilMelCinx1.1, whole genome shotgun sequence genomic interval aaaaaacctattattttgacaacaaaaaattactacttaaagttatcttaaaattttcgttaaaatttcataaattatacCGGCTCTTTCGGTATTAACGGCTCCAACTTAAGCGATGTAATTAATTTACACTAATGCCATTAAATTAGGACCTTTGACGTTCAAAgacattaatttttgttttataattcgTCTGTtagaaatttaaacaattacatTAAGTCGAGACGTTACACTGCTTAGGACATGTTGATTAGTTTATATAGGTAGAGTTCGTGGAAAGAAAATAGTaatttactgtaataaattgttctttttttttgtttttaatgtattgtttataattttattgtataccacAACTACATAATGTCgattaatcataattttaagGTAGTTACAGTTTGTGTACTACGAATACAAAGGCGGACTTATGGTTATAATGCCATTTCTCTCCAGAaaccttaaatttattataaactgcCTCCAAGttattgctaaatttaattaaaattaatgtgtcTACAAAGATATGATCGCCAATTTGTGGTGAAGTGCAGCGGATTAAATTCTACCTTCTCTTTAATGGAAGtagatttctttttaaaacacATTGCATGCAACTACAGTATTCGTAGTACTAAGTATATGTCGTTATTTCAAGTCACGATTACAAGATTTGAAATTGGGTTTAAAATGATTGATGATGACACTTATATTttgagaattattaaaataactcgCCATTTTTATCTACGTTGACGAATTTACTCCTTTAGCAAGGTGAGCTTTGAGATCAAATACCTATGTGCTGAAAGTTTGAAATTCttttatcgattttatttttttcaaacgaATTACACCATTATTATTAAGGGTATAAAGTTCAAAACTCTGTACAAAATATGTcaaattttttatgtgtgcgTGTTTCTTATAATTGAACGCAGAGATTCACACGGGTTTAGATTATGTTTAGTGTTTTCGGTTCGCTTGTCTTagttttaaatgttgtttttgaaTGAGTTTGTAAGTGAATGAATCATTGGATGTTAtttctaatagttgtttttaaccgacttttgtttacactattattattgttgtttctTTGTCTTTTTACCTTGATCATATATGAAAATCTTTACTGTCACAAACAGTAACtatttaaagacaaaaatatttcacgTTTCTATCTTTAACTCTGgattgtataataattagtcAAAGAGTTGTATTTTAGTCACaattgtataatatacatattaacacAGTACAGCGTAAAAGGAAATATTAAATGAGACAATTTGAAAGGTGAaagattttatatcaaaaatcactttttttttctatatctttattttcataattttaaattaaaataatcaaattgtttgaaacatattattgaaattgttATCATTGTCATTCAATTTGTTCAAAGCGTTAGTTTAAATAAGAAACACGCAATTATGATTAATCAATTATTAGTTTTCCGATTTAACGTTCTGAGCGCTTTTGTGCTGAGTTGCGTGTTCCAACATGGTTTTCTTTTCATGAAAAGACCTTTCACAGTATTCGCATTTGTAGGCTCGGACGCCCGTGTGAACGCTTTGGTGTCTTTTTAACTGTTTCGCGGCTGGAAAACTTTTCCAACAATCAACACATTTATGAGGCATAAAACCCGTGTGGTTTCTCATGTGTATATTCAGCTGCCCCTTTGCTTTATATCTCGAGCCGCAAACTTCGCACCGGTGAGGTCTCTCGCCGGTGTGCCAGAACATATGTTTCTGCAAAACTTTCTCAGATATAAATCTCTTCGAGCAGACTTCACAAATGAATGGCTTGTCCTTAGCAACGTTCCGTAAATGTATTTCTAATTTACTTTGACTTTTGTACGTTTTGTCGCAGTGGCCGCATTTCACCGGTTGCCTTGTCCTGTGAAGATTTTCGATGTGGTCCTAAATTACACAAAATTGTCAATTCAAATAATCAAATACAGAGcctaaacaaattattttaggGACGAAAATCAACGTTTACCGATAAATTAGAATCGTTATTTgattaatcataataaatttaaatatattatacgaaATTATGTTGATTAGTGATATTACAGCTGATTTAACGTTCCAGTTATTTAAATTCAGTATAAGCACCTATAAAACTAGGGCGTTTTAAATTGATTTGGTATGAGCGCAATCAACGCGAACCCGTTAAAGTGGATTACACCGATGGCGTGCCCATTCATCAAAGGATTCATAAAAACCAAAGCTACATCAATCAACGAAGATAATGAGTCCCGCAGATGTGACAAATTTCGACGTGTTTTGGGTTTAGGGTATGACAATGGGCTAAACATAAAATTTGGTTATGtgacatttttattaagtaaacatttaaaaaaaataatctacaatttttctcactttttgtttacttatagtaTACTTTTTTTAGATCCAATCAGTTGCAAATTTATTGAGCTGCGCAATATATAAATGACAATTGTTGTTAAAAGAATACAATGCGATTTAGAAAAGCATCTTAAGGTAACCCACCTTTAAGCCAGACATTCTTTTGAAACCTTTTCCGCATGTTTCACAAACGAATAGCCTCACATCCGTGTGGTAAATAAGATGTGATTTGATTTCGTGTTTGTACAAAAATCTGTGGACAAGAAAATCGAAGGTGTACTGCAAATTCGATAATGCAACCGGGTATAAAGTAGGTCACGACCTTTCAGAACTAATCGAGTTCCAAGGCTTAGGGACTATGTTCTTATTACAAAACCGTTCATAATTCAGCTACTTTATAAGAAGGTAGTCAGCAAATTCCAATTTTGAACAAAGTCATATTCTACTGTTAAGGATAATCacgtaaaagaattttttaccTGATTTTggttattcattttaattatcgtGTGGTAGTTAAATGGAGTGGTatacaaagtaaataatattgtgaCGACATTACAGAATTCTCTTAAATATCAAGACGATATTCATCTTAAATAATGTAACCCTTCTATTTAAGCGACCACTtcaaacaagtaaattaaatttcggtttcaatttaattttatcaacttaGTACCTCAATCGTTATCACGATATTTGTTAGACAAAGAAGAAAGTTatttaaagtttcaattttgtttttgaatatttaattgagTATTGTATATTATGTCTGCTTTATTATTCAAACAATTtcgtatgtttatattttttttataaacccgCATATGAATTGTAAACGAGTATTTgtgaacaaatttatttatttactttttctccCCGACATACCCTTGAAATTGATTCCATAGTATAACT includes:
- the LOC123655773 gene encoding gastrula zinc finger protein XlCGF64.1-like, yielding MDEHWTNNDLQCRLCNYCGRDFADMITHSFQHNPKKKLVCHVCKKKKASILSLQFHFRSVHLQKTGGICSICSKTFKKFKTWKRHERLHNENSLFICDHCGRKFLYKHEIKSHLIYHTDVRLFVCETCGKGFKRMSGLKDHIENLHRTRQPVKCGHCDKTYKSQSKLEIHLRNVAKDKPFICEVCSKRFISEKVLQKHMFWHTGERPHRCEVCGSRYKAKGQLNIHMRNHTGFMPHKCVDCWKSFPAAKQLKRHQSVHTGVRAYKCEYCERSFHEKKTMLEHATQHKSAQNVKSEN